One Chloroherpetonaceae bacterium genomic window, ACTTTCTCAATGCCAAGCTGCGCAGGAGAAGTATTCTTGCGCTTAAAAGAAAGCATAGCACGGTCATTTTGATAGTCGCAATACGCAGCCATAATGCCGAAGCGATTGTGGGTAGGCTTCGAACTATCACCAAAGGCTGCATAGCGTGCCCAATTGTCAGACCAGCTATGAGAAATAGAGAGGGAGTTAGCGAGTGGCTTAGCGGAAAGAAGCCCAACACCTGAGCCCCCGAAGACTTTTTGCAGCGAGGCGCGAATAGTGTGGGTCATTCGGTCTTCTTCAATCTGTGAGTCGCCATAGTGCAAAATGCGAACCAGAGAGCTTTCCTGCTGAGCGCGTTCCAACGCTGCAAAGAGCGGATAGAGCACGCTCTTGTCGTCGTTTGGATAAATCAAGCGTGTGGAGTCGGTGTAATCAATGCGGTAGGTGGTCGGGGTAAGCACGGTGCTTGCCTCAGGCGATGTAGGGAGCGCACTCGCAAATGCAGTCTCGGTTGCCTGAGGCTCATCTGTAAGACCCAGTGCTTCTCTCAGCGAAATAAAGCGTAGCGATAACTTGTCTCCCAAACGGATACCTTCCTCAGGGAAAATGGCAGCAAGAATGCCCAAAAGAAGGAAAACGCTGAGCAGAAATAGCAGAGTCTTAGTTGGCTGCATTAAGCACTTGGTTTTAACCAACGCACATAGGCCCAAATATAGTGAATTGCTTTGCGAAAAGACGAGGGAGATACGCGCTACGGCTTGCTCTGTCCTGCTACGGAGTGCAAGTGTTCTGCAAAAGCTCTATTGCACGCAAGCGCCCATCGGGGCGAGTGTAGCGCGCCCTGACGGATTGATAGCGCGTTAAAATTTTCTCCGCTTCACCATTGCCTCACGAATGCCTGATGGTAGCGAATCAGGACGGGCAATCGCAAGGCTGAACTGCGCCACTGTGCTAATGGGTTTCAGCGGCGCAAAAAGCGTGTAGAGCGCTTCGTTGTCCAAACCTATCGCCAGAAGCGAATCGGCAAGGCCTTGTTCTTCGGGCGTGAGCGCGGAGACGTCAAAACATTTGGCGCGAAGCGATGGGGGCACGTCTAGCGCGCGGCAACTTGCAAGACACGCCGCTACGCAAAAGCAAATCAGCCAGCGATTCATTTTTGAGGTTCAGGTTGCGGGCTTTGGGTTTCGGACTTCAAAGCGCAGAGCGACGCAAGAACAAGCTGCAGATTTAGCGCGGCAATCAGCGTCAGTAGCGCAACTTGATGCCACTCAATCGGCGATTCCAAAAGATGCGCAATCGGGTGCGCGATGTTGCTCAAAAGAAACAAGGCGCTAATGACGAGATTGGTCAGCATTAGCCAGCGCGCGTTCAGAAAAGCGTTCATCGCCGCCATAGCAAGATGCGTCGAGAAAACCAGCGTGAGTTGCCACAAGAGCGCCGAGAGTTTCTGCGCCAATTCCGCCTTTGGCGCAATCGCTTGATACGCCAGCGGAATGATGCCCAAGACGCTATGCGCCAAAAGTCCCAGAAGCATCGCAAGCCAAAGCAGCGCGATAGCGTCAAACCGACCCTGCCTTGCTGCGGCAACTCAGTTGCACAAAGTCCAGCAGCGTTCTCGCCTTCGCACCATCGCCATAGATGCTGGGCTTGGTGGTGTCAGTCGTCGCATCGGAGAGCGGGAAGCGACCATCGGCGCGCGTGATGAGTTCTTGAAAGCGACCAAGTTGCTCGGCATAGTTCAAGCTGGCTGTCCATTTCAACTTCGTGCGAGCTTCGTCATCAAAGCGGAGAACGGAGAAGAGGCTGGTGCGCAGTCCACGATCTTGTGCGGGACACTCAATTTGCTGGCGGTCGCGCTCAAATTGTTGGCGCTCATCAATTGTAGTGTAGAAATTAGCACGCAGTGTGGTTGTAAGCCGCACGGCGTTATCCCACTGCTGCGACCATGCGAGGTTTGCAATGATGTGCGAGAAGGTTTCTTCAGTGCGGCGTAGGTCATCTTGCGAGCGCGTGAAATTAAGTTCTGCAGTGAGATGGGTGCGTTTGTCAAAAAAAGTTCCAGCCCGCCCCGAGCGTGCTTTCAAAGGTTTGCGGATTGAGCCGAAGGCGCGCTTGAGGCTTGTAAGCCGTGGCACGCGTCTGCACGAGAATCGCGCCGACCGTAAGGTCGCCATGCCGCGCCAATGGAATGCCGCGTATGACTTCAATCGACTCAATGTTATCCGCTGAAAACTGCCTGAGGTCTAAGCGCACGATTCCAATGCGTTCAAAGACGATGTCGAGCTTGGTTGGCGGGAGATTCTCCAGTCGGAAAAATCCGCGTGCATCCGTGAAGGTGAAAGCGCTTGTGCCAAGCACGCGCACCAGCACATCTGGCAGCGGCTCTGCGCCTTCGACGGCGCGCACGGTGCCTATAAGCGTGGCTCGCCGTTCTTGTCCCAAAACGATGCAAGTCGTTTGCAAAATGAGTAGAAAAGCAAGCGCAAGCCGAGCGTGGAACTGCATTTGAGTAAATCCTGCCTTGCAAATGATTTGCAGGATACAACAATTCTCGCAAACTTCAAAGGACGATGGGTAAAGTGAGGTTCAGCTTTCTGCGAGGAATCGTTAAGCTGACTAAATTGCAAGGCGACTAAAAACTTGCTTCAAAGGTGCAGTGATGTGGTGAATGCGAAGCAAAACCAGTTACTCTGCCACAAAAGCGAGTTCTTTTCTTCGCAAGAAGAGGAATGAGAGGTAAGGCTCACTTCCGAGCGAAAGTCTTGGAGAGAAGTCAGCGGTAAAGCCTAAATCTCACTGCACTCAGAATAGCTACGCTGAGATATCTGAGATGAAGAATGCAAGGCGTTGAGAGGGTGTAGTACTGCATAGATGAATGATACAGATGCATAGAACGAGGAAATAGGAATGTCCTACTGCGTGAGCTAAGTTGAAACTTTTTGTAGAGCGACTACTTTTCAGCAAGCAAGCGGGTGAGCTTGTTTTACAAACATCTTGACAATGGAGGAAAGTATGGAGAAACAGTTTGATGGTAAAGTAGCGCTGGTAACTGGCGGCGCATCGGGCATTGGTCGCGCAACAGCAATCGCTTTTGCGCGAGCGGGTGCAAAAGTGGCTGTAGCAGATGTGCAAGTCGCAGGCGCAGAAGAAACCGCAAAAATGATTCATGCGGCAGGTGGAGAGGCAATGTGCATCAAAGCCGATGTCTCCAAAGCAGCAGACGTTGAGGCGATGGTCAAAGCCGTCGTTCAAAAGTATGGTCGGCTAGATTGTGCATTTAATAACGCTGGCATTGAAGGCGCAACAGCCCCAACTGCGGAGAGCACAGAAGAGAACTGGGATAAGGTTATTGACATCAACCTTAAAGGCGTGTGGCTGTGCATGAAGTACGAAATTCAGCAGATGCTGCGTCAGGGCGGTGGAGCAATTGTTAACACGGCGTCAGTCGCTGGGTTAGTTGGGTTTCCAGGTATGGCAGCCTACTGCGCCTCTAAGGGTGGCGTAGTGCAACTGACACGCACAGCCGCTCTCGAATATGCAAAAGCCGGTATTCGTGTCAATGCTGTATGCCCAGGTGCAATTCAAACTCCGATGGTAGAACGCGTGATTGCACGGCAACCAGAAATGGAACAAGCGATTGTGGCAATGGAGCCAATCGGCCGCCTCGGACAACCAAACGAGATTGCCGAAGCCGTTGTGTGGCTGTGCTCAGATGCAGCATCATTTGTAACAGGGCACCCGATGGTTATTGATGGCGGTTTAGTGGCGCAGTGAGAAATGCATTAAATCTCGCGTCGTATAAGCCCTTGCCTCGAGCAAGGGTTTTTTCTTGATGAATAGCTTCCAGTTTGACTGCATCAAGCAATCGTGTAAATTTTGCCCTTTCAACAATTGCAGAAGTATCTCATTTGAACCATCTCTTTTGGAAAAAGCTGGTTGCAGTGTGGAGCAGTGTGTGGCTGGTGCTCCCTCTGATGGCGCAAACACCTGCGGAGTGGCTAAAAAAAGGCGAAGCAGAATTGGAGCGCCAAGA contains:
- a CDS encoding carboxypeptidase-like regulatory domain-containing protein; its protein translation is MQFHARLALAFLLILQTTCIVLGQERRATLIGTVRAVEGAEPLPDVLVRVLGTSAFTFTDARGFFRLENLPPTKLDIVFERIGIVRLDLRQFSADNIESIEVIRGIPLARHGDLTVGAILVQTRATAYKPQARLRLNPQTFESTLGAGWNFF
- a CDS encoding SDR family oxidoreductase, which produces MEKQFDGKVALVTGGASGIGRATAIAFARAGAKVAVADVQVAGAEETAKMIHAAGGEAMCIKADVSKAADVEAMVKAVVQKYGRLDCAFNNAGIEGATAPTAESTEENWDKVIDINLKGVWLCMKYEIQQMLRQGGGAIVNTASVAGLVGFPGMAAYCASKGGVVQLTRTAALEYAKAGIRVNAVCPGAIQTPMVERVIARQPEMEQAIVAMEPIGRLGQPNEIAEAVVWLCSDAASFVTGHPMVIDGGLVAQ